The following are from one region of the Abiotrophia defectiva ATCC 49176 genome:
- a CDS encoding acetate/propionate family kinase: MSKTMAINAGSSSLKFQLIEMPQETVVAKGLVERIGLDNSIFAIEYGDDQKFELVEEIATHDRAVELLFEHLTELGIVKDYHEITGAGHRVVAGGELFKESALINDEVIQQVADLGEFAPLHNPAEAAVMRAFKERLPEITMAAVFDTSFHTTMPAVNYLYSLPYEYYEKFKARKYGAHGTSHHYVARRAAEMMGKDVKDLKIITCHLGNGASITAVDGGISVDTSMGFTPLAGLTMGTRTGDIDASLVAFVMQKLGISDVAEMVNILNKKSGLLGISGVSSDMRDILSAAGEGNERAQLAHDIFVNRIQKYIGQYIAVMNGVDAIVFTAGIGENSIQIREEVIKGITVFGCDIDTERNNTRKEAIISPEGAKVTVLNVPTNEEMEIAREVERLKQA, encoded by the coding sequence ATGTCAAAAACAATGGCGATTAACGCTGGTTCTTCAAGCTTGAAGTTCCAATTAATTGAAATGCCACAAGAAACGGTAGTTGCAAAAGGTTTGGTAGAACGGATTGGTTTGGATAACTCAATCTTCGCAATCGAATACGGCGACGACCAAAAATTTGAACTTGTAGAAGAGATTGCGACCCACGACCGGGCAGTTGAACTCTTATTCGAACACTTAACCGAATTAGGGATTGTCAAAGACTACCACGAAATCACCGGGGCTGGTCACCGTGTTGTAGCAGGGGGCGAACTCTTCAAGGAATCTGCCTTAATCAATGATGAGGTCATCCAACAAGTTGCCGACTTAGGCGAATTTGCACCGCTCCACAACCCAGCGGAAGCTGCCGTAATGCGCGCCTTCAAGGAACGTTTACCAGAAATCACTATGGCAGCTGTCTTCGATACTTCTTTCCATACAACTATGCCAGCGGTTAACTACCTCTACAGCTTACCATACGAGTACTATGAAAAATTCAAGGCTCGTAAGTATGGAGCGCACGGGACTAGCCACCACTACGTAGCACGTCGTGCAGCTGAAATGATGGGCAAAGACGTCAAAGACCTCAAGATTATTACCTGCCACTTAGGGAACGGGGCTTCTATTACTGCTGTAGACGGCGGGATCTCTGTTGATACTTCTATGGGCTTCACACCATTAGCAGGTTTAACCATGGGGACCCGTACTGGGGATATCGACGCTTCCTTAGTCGCTTTCGTGATGCAAAAACTTGGCATTAGCGATGTGGCTGAAATGGTCAACATCCTTAACAAGAAGTCAGGTCTCTTAGGGATTTCTGGCGTATCAAGCGATATGCGTGACATCTTATCAGCAGCTGGTGAAGGCAACGAACGTGCCCAATTGGCTCATGATATCTTCGTCAACCGTATCCAAAAATACATTGGTCAGTACATTGCGGTCATGAACGGGGTAGATGCCATTGTCTTCACTGCCGGGATTGGGGAGAACTCCATCCAAATCCGTGAGGAAGTCATCAAAGGCATTACCGTGTTCGGTTGTGACATTGATACTGAACGTAACAACACACGTAAAGAAGCCATCATTTCACCAGAAGGTGCTAAGGTTACCGTCCTTAACGTACCAACTAACGAAGAAATGGAAATCGCGCGCGAAGTTGAGCGCCTCAAACAAGCTTAA
- a CDS encoding endonuclease/exonuclease/phosphatase family protein → MKLLDLNTHSWIEEEQERKLGELIDFILAGDYDLITLQEVNQTMTAPLWEPDAYFCPVAKQRSIKEDNFARLLVEGLRQAGKAYYWAWADAHIGFDRYDEGVAILSKEPMQPEAYWVSAIQDRTDYHTRVLLRAQTHIGERALQVASGHFSWWDPDSDISFGYEWKKTETILRGHAELPLILMGDFNNPADKRQEGYDLIAASDLKLQDAFLVAKEKEGEFTVEKAIDGWEGNVDQLRIDLAFLSQDFVVDSYRVVLDGRRGPVVSDHFGLEIIAHWA, encoded by the coding sequence ATGAAATTATTGGACCTCAATACCCATAGTTGGATTGAAGAGGAGCAGGAGCGCAAGCTAGGGGAGTTGATTGACTTCATCCTAGCAGGCGACTATGACCTGATTACCTTGCAAGAAGTCAACCAAACCATGACGGCGCCTCTCTGGGAGCCAGATGCTTATTTCTGTCCGGTGGCTAAGCAACGTTCCATTAAGGAAGATAACTTTGCCCGTCTCTTAGTAGAAGGCTTGCGCCAAGCTGGCAAGGCCTACTACTGGGCCTGGGCAGATGCCCACATTGGCTTTGATCGCTATGATGAGGGTGTGGCCATCTTGTCTAAGGAGCCAATGCAGCCAGAAGCTTATTGGGTGTCTGCCATCCAAGACCGGACTGACTATCATACTCGAGTCCTTTTGCGGGCACAGACTCATATTGGCGAGCGGGCTCTGCAAGTAGCCAGCGGCCATTTCTCCTGGTGGGATCCTGATAGTGATATTAGCTTTGGCTATGAATGGAAGAAGACGGAAACTATCCTACGTGGACATGCTGAGTTGCCATTGATTTTGATGGGCGACTTCAACAATCCGGCTGATAAACGCCAGGAAGGTTATGATTTGATTGCTGCCAGTGACCTCAAGCTTCAGGATGCTTTCCTAGTGGCTAAGGAAAAAGAGGGCGAGTTCACTGTCGAGAAAGCCATTGACGGCTGGGAAGGCAATGTGGACCAACTGCGAATTGACTTGGCCTTCTTGAGCCAAGACTTTGTGGTAGATAGCTACCGAGTTGTTTTAGATGGCCGGCGCGGTCCCGTCGTCAGCGACCACTTTGGTTTAGAAATCATTGCTCACTGGGCATAA
- a CDS encoding sensor histidine kinase produces MKPNFFLSWLRNRRWLLVSGLLQDGLLLISAFAFAQYQDLALYILTLSLVLQVTLAGLDAWKEWRHTQRVELQLTNHQHHLKDSNSTLAEQTIWQGLQEAHHQLLQAQQAYQANYHEQLDYYTLWAHQVKTPLSAAQLLVEQLDPTGPLRPLLQQELFKISQYVDLVLHYLRMDTFHQDLQIESVKIQDLVNQVVKKYASFFIHKPLTLELQGLDYVYVTDRKWLELILEQLLSNAIKYTPQGTIKISIQEGILTIADTGIGIQAQDIPRVFERGFTGFNGRVSQQSSGLGLYLCKAIAANLGIGLTLKSQVGQGTQIQLDLNQAQLAQD; encoded by the coding sequence ATGAAGCCTAACTTTTTCTTATCCTGGCTACGCAACCGCCGCTGGCTACTAGTTAGCGGCCTCTTGCAAGACGGTCTACTGCTGATTTCGGCCTTTGCCTTTGCCCAATACCAGGACCTTGCCCTCTATATCTTGACCCTAAGCCTGGTCTTACAAGTGACCCTTGCAGGCCTAGATGCCTGGAAGGAATGGCGCCACACTCAACGGGTTGAACTACAGCTGACCAATCACCAGCACCATCTTAAGGACTCCAATTCTACTTTGGCTGAGCAGACTATCTGGCAGGGCCTGCAAGAAGCTCACCACCAACTGCTCCAAGCCCAGCAAGCCTATCAAGCCAACTACCATGAACAGTTAGATTACTACACCCTCTGGGCCCACCAGGTCAAAACACCCCTATCGGCCGCTCAACTCCTAGTCGAGCAGCTGGATCCAACAGGTCCGCTCCGGCCCCTTCTGCAACAGGAACTCTTCAAGATTAGCCAATATGTCGACCTTGTCTTACACTATCTGCGTATGGATACCTTCCACCAAGATTTGCAGATAGAATCGGTCAAGATTCAGGACCTAGTTAATCAAGTGGTCAAAAAATATGCGAGTTTCTTTATCCATAAGCCCCTGACCCTGGAATTGCAAGGTCTAGACTATGTCTATGTGACCGACCGCAAGTGGCTGGAGCTGATTCTGGAGCAACTCCTGTCTAACGCTATCAAATACACCCCGCAAGGGACCATTAAGATTAGTATCCAAGAGGGTATCTTGACTATTGCCGACACAGGCATTGGTATCCAAGCCCAGGACATTCCTCGGGTCTTCGAGCGTGGCTTTACAGGCTTTAACGGCCGGGTTTCCCAGCAATCCTCTGGCTTGGGCCTCTACCTCTGCAAGGCCATCGCAGCCAATCTAGGTATTGGCCTGACCCTCAAGTCCCAAGTGGGCCAAGGCACTCAAATTCAATTGGACTTGAATCAAGCCCAATTAGCCCAAGATTAA
- a CDS encoding FtsX-like permease family protein has protein sequence MSKVLFPLALANLRKNYRLYGPFALAFVTSVALLYNFITLAFNPSLSSLRGGPSIVTVLALGMIILAITGAAIIWYANGFVFKQRTKEYGLYGILGLERRHLLSLMWIEITVFSGLSALVGLASGVLVNRLILALYQRIMDLSLELDTKFQPQYLWTCLTLILLLYLSLIVINSWRIFRLKPLQLVRESRRGEKKGRFTWLSALIGLGLMGYGYYLALSIENALAAIMVFFLAVLLVTGGTYLLFQAGSITLLKFLKGRKSYYYKPENFISTSNLIFRMRKNGVGLATICLLSTMALVTLSAGISLFLGTESAINRFYPTDYSLSLNYSYQVPSVDASKALEDQLSQFGQKYQLDLADMDHTHYIQVMGKFHGHDFTGQEVHVDSETGMVKHDNPDKESATLNIISLADYNHLSGQNYQLAANQVLWFDNQASAADRKNQEIQVSGQSFQIQEHLTSNLLETKAPDFTMNFVDHRTLLVVSDLSVIQDKLAGTNFISRYTVYANSQASHDQQLASAEHLEEVLKTVHVDEGIPVNASFLVKAEIRDSYMQMIGSIFFIGIFLAAIFLLGLALTIYYKQISEGLEDADRFEILQKVGLTKQAIHKTIRKQITVVFFAPIILALCHLAGAYHMMSLILRLISAMRLEDILLPTIGTALAITLFYFLVFLITSRSYEKIVSSKS, from the coding sequence ATGAGCAAAGTACTCTTTCCCTTAGCGCTGGCCAACCTGCGCAAGAATTACCGTCTCTATGGGCCCTTCGCCTTGGCCTTCGTGACCTCGGTAGCCCTCCTCTATAACTTCATCACCCTGGCCTTTAATCCTAGCCTGTCTAGCCTGCGGGGAGGTCCTTCCATCGTGACCGTTCTGGCTCTGGGCATGATTATCCTAGCCATTACCGGGGCCGCTATTATCTGGTATGCTAACGGCTTCGTCTTCAAGCAAAGAACCAAGGAATACGGGCTCTACGGCATCCTTGGTTTGGAGCGCCGCCACCTGCTCTCCCTCATGTGGATTGAAATCACCGTCTTCAGTGGCCTGTCAGCCCTAGTTGGGCTTGCCAGTGGCGTCCTGGTCAACCGCCTTATTCTGGCTCTCTATCAGCGGATTATGGATTTGAGCCTGGAATTGGATACCAAGTTCCAGCCCCAATACCTGTGGACCTGCCTGACTTTAATCCTTCTCCTCTACTTAAGCCTCATTGTCATTAATAGCTGGCGGATTTTCCGTCTCAAGCCTCTCCAGTTAGTTCGTGAAAGTCGACGCGGGGAGAAGAAGGGCCGCTTTACCTGGCTCAGCGCCTTAATTGGCTTAGGCCTCATGGGCTATGGCTACTACTTGGCCTTAAGCATTGAAAATGCCCTGGCTGCCATCATGGTCTTTTTCCTGGCGGTCCTCTTAGTGACAGGCGGGACCTACTTGCTCTTCCAGGCAGGCTCCATTACCTTGCTCAAGTTCCTCAAAGGCCGCAAGTCCTACTACTATAAGCCTGAGAACTTTATTTCCACCTCTAACCTGATCTTCCGTATGCGTAAAAACGGGGTCGGGCTGGCCACTATCTGCCTACTCTCCACCATGGCATTGGTGACCTTATCTGCAGGCATTTCCCTCTTCCTGGGGACTGAATCTGCCATTAACCGTTTCTATCCTACTGACTATAGTCTCAGCCTCAACTACTCCTATCAAGTGCCTAGTGTGGATGCGAGCAAGGCGCTAGAAGATCAATTAAGTCAATTTGGTCAGAAATATCAATTAGACCTAGCGGACATGGATCATACCCACTACATCCAGGTCATGGGTAAATTCCATGGCCATGATTTTACCGGACAAGAAGTTCATGTCGACAGCGAGACTGGCATGGTCAAACATGATAATCCTGACAAGGAAAGTGCCACCCTCAATATTATCAGCCTAGCCGACTATAATCACTTAAGTGGCCAAAACTATCAATTGGCAGCCAACCAAGTCCTCTGGTTTGACAATCAAGCTAGCGCGGCCGACCGCAAGAATCAAGAGATCCAAGTGTCTGGCCAAAGCTTCCAGATTCAAGAACACCTGACCTCTAACCTCTTGGAGACTAAGGCACCAGACTTCACGATGAACTTTGTTGATCACCGGACCCTCTTAGTTGTCTCCGACCTGTCCGTCATCCAAGACAAGCTGGCAGGCACCAACTTCATTAGTCGTTACACGGTTTATGCCAATAGCCAGGCCAGTCACGACCAACAACTAGCTTCTGCCGAGCATCTTGAAGAAGTGCTCAAGACAGTGCATGTTGATGAAGGCATTCCCGTTAATGCTTCCTTCCTGGTTAAGGCGGAAATCCGCGACTCCTACATGCAGATGATTGGTTCTATCTTCTTCATCGGTATCTTCCTAGCCGCTATCTTCCTACTGGGCCTAGCCTTGACCATCTACTACAAGCAAATTTCTGAAGGCCTGGAAGACGCAGATCGCTTTGAAATCCTTCAAAAGGTCGGTCTGACCAAGCAAGCCATCCACAAGACCATCCGCAAGCAAATCACTGTGGTCTTCTTCGCCCCAATTATCTTGGCCCTCTGCCACCTGGCGGGTGCCTATCACATGATGAGTCTAATCCTGCGCTTAATTTCCGCTATGCGCCTAGAAGATATCTTGCTGCCAACTATTGGCACCGCCCTGGCCATCACCCTCTTCTACTTCCTAGTCTTCTTGATTACTTCACGCAGCTACGAGAAGATTGTCTCCAGCAAGAGTTAG
- the trpB gene encoding tryptophan synthase subunit beta: MTQELTQTPTGFFGEFGGSYVPPLVQEALDQLAEAYDRYKDDPEFLAEYHHYLKDYSGRETPLYYAESLTQHLGGAKIYLKREDLNHLGAHKLNNVIGQILLAKRMGKKKVIAETGAGQHGVATAAAAAKFGMSCDIYMGALDVERQRLNVFRMEMLGATVHAVQEGERTLKEAVDAAFGAWIQGIEDTFYVLGSAVGPHPYPSMVKDFQKVISQEARRQILEKEGRLPDMVIACVGGGSNAIGAFAEFLPDSQVALVGVEAAGHGLQTDRHAATLTLGTVGVVDGMKTYALFNEDGSVMPVYSISPGLDYPGVGPEHAYLKDAGRAKYVPATDAEAVQALLLLTRLEGIIPAIESSHALAEVIKRAPQMSPDQIIIVNVSGRGDKDVAAIADYLQAHPELKL; the protein is encoded by the coding sequence ATGACACAAGAATTAACACAAACACCAACAGGCTTTTTCGGAGAATTTGGCGGTAGCTATGTCCCACCACTTGTACAAGAAGCCTTGGACCAATTAGCGGAAGCCTATGACCGCTACAAGGATGACCCAGAGTTTCTGGCTGAATACCACCATTATCTCAAGGACTACTCAGGTCGTGAGACCCCACTCTACTATGCGGAGAGCTTGACCCAACATTTGGGCGGGGCTAAGATTTACCTCAAGCGTGAAGACCTCAACCACTTGGGGGCCCACAAACTTAACAACGTCATCGGCCAAATCCTATTGGCTAAACGCATGGGTAAGAAGAAGGTCATAGCAGAGACCGGCGCTGGTCAACACGGGGTGGCGACTGCTGCTGCTGCGGCCAAGTTCGGCATGTCTTGTGACATCTACATGGGGGCTCTAGACGTGGAACGTCAGCGCCTCAATGTCTTCCGTATGGAAATGCTGGGGGCCACCGTCCATGCCGTGCAAGAAGGGGAGCGAACCCTCAAGGAAGCCGTTGACGCCGCCTTTGGCGCATGGATTCAAGGCATTGAGGACACCTTCTATGTCCTAGGGTCGGCTGTGGGCCCTCACCCTTATCCTTCCATGGTCAAGGACTTCCAGAAGGTTATTAGCCAAGAAGCTCGCCGTCAGATTCTGGAAAAAGAAGGGCGCCTGCCTGACATGGTCATTGCCTGTGTGGGGGGTGGCTCCAATGCCATTGGGGCCTTTGCTGAATTCTTACCTGATAGCCAGGTAGCTCTGGTGGGGGTGGAAGCAGCTGGCCATGGTCTCCAGACCGACCGTCATGCCGCGACCTTGACCCTGGGGACTGTCGGGGTTGTGGATGGCATGAAGACCTATGCCCTTTTCAATGAAGATGGCTCAGTCATGCCAGTCTATTCCATCTCGCCAGGGCTGGACTATCCTGGGGTAGGGCCAGAACATGCCTATCTCAAAGATGCAGGCCGGGCTAAATATGTGCCAGCAACGGATGCCGAAGCTGTTCAGGCCCTCTTACTCTTAACCCGTCTGGAAGGCATTATTCCAGCTATTGAGAGCTCTCACGCCCTAGCGGAAGTCATTAAACGTGCCCCTCAGATGTCACCTGATCAAATCATTATCGTCAATGTCTCTGGTCGTGGGGACAAGGACGTGGCAGCCATTGCCGACTACCTGCAAGCTCACCCAGAACTCAAATTATAA
- a CDS encoding response regulator transcription factor yields the protein MYKILLVEDDPIIAQSIQNILATWHYEVILVQEFDKVLDLYLQTSPQLVILDITLPLFNGYYWCQEIRKVSNVPILFLSSHDQATEIVMSINMGADDYITKPFDSMVLVAKIQGLMRRAYELTAETEFSEYHGAMLNLKTTQLHYQGNLVDLTKNEFQILRVLFASAGHYVSRDQLMQELWSSEVFIDDNTLSVNMARLRKKLEGVGLEDFIHTKKGIGYGLVTAHEA from the coding sequence ATGTATAAGATTCTACTGGTCGAAGACGACCCTATTATCGCCCAATCCATCCAAAATATCCTGGCCACCTGGCACTATGAGGTCATCCTCGTCCAGGAATTTGATAAGGTCTTGGACCTCTATCTGCAAACCTCACCCCAGTTAGTCATTCTGGACATCACCCTGCCGCTCTTTAACGGCTACTACTGGTGCCAGGAAATCCGCAAAGTCTCCAATGTCCCTATCCTCTTCCTGTCCTCTCATGACCAAGCCACCGAAATCGTCATGTCCATTAATATGGGGGCAGACGATTATATTACTAAGCCTTTTGACAGCATGGTCCTAGTAGCTAAAATCCAAGGCCTCATGCGCCGAGCCTATGAGCTGACCGCCGAGACGGAATTCTCTGAGTATCACGGGGCCATGCTCAACCTCAAGACCACCCAACTCCACTACCAGGGCAACTTGGTGGATTTAACTAAGAATGAATTCCAGATTCTGCGGGTCCTCTTCGCCTCAGCTGGCCACTATGTCAGCCGCGACCAACTCATGCAGGAACTCTGGTCCAGTGAAGTCTTCATCGACGACAACACCCTTAGTGTCAACATGGCCCGTCTCCGTAAGAAATTAGAAGGCGTGGGCCTGGAGGACTTCATCCACACCAAGAAAGGAATTGGCTACGGCCTGGTGACTGCTCATGAAGCCTAA
- the crcB gene encoding fluoride efflux transporter CrcB has protein sequence MEFLLVGVGGALGAILRYLLGLLPYQGSFPLKTWAINLVGSFLIGWLSARLGRQAWFPGDQLLLITGLCGGFTTFSTFSLENLKLLQAGHYSQALLYMASSLVLGLACVALGYYLGKL, from the coding sequence ATGGAATTTCTATTAGTCGGCGTCGGTGGCGCCTTAGGAGCTATCTTGCGCTATTTGCTAGGGCTCTTGCCTTATCAAGGCAGCTTCCCACTTAAGACTTGGGCCATCAACTTAGTGGGTAGTTTCTTGATAGGCTGGTTGAGTGCGCGCTTAGGGCGTCAAGCCTGGTTCCCGGGCGATCAGTTGTTGCTTATCACCGGTCTCTGCGGTGGCTTTACCACCTTCTCCACCTTCAGCTTGGAGAATCTCAAACTCCTGCAGGCGGGCCACTATTCCCAAGCCCTGCTCTACATGGCTAGCAGCCTAGTTCTAGGCTTAGCCTGTGTCGCTCTGGGCTACTACTTAGGCAAGCTATAA
- a CDS encoding ABC transporter ATP-binding protein: protein MTLLDVQHVQKTYHTRFGGQAVQALKDIHFSIEAGEYVAIMGESGSGKTTLLNILALLDQPTKGLVYLNGQDTTTIKQADVAAFRRNELGFVFQDFNLLDTLSVKDNMILPLVLSNQPAKQMDSRVKPVANLLGIGDLLDKFPYELSGGQQQRVAIGRAIITQPSLLLADEPTGALDSKSSAMILDQFEAINRQGQTILMVTHSTTAASKAKRVLFIRDGILYHQLFRGDKTDTAFFQQISDTLTAMASRGE from the coding sequence ATGACTTTACTAGATGTTCAACACGTACAAAAAACATATCATACACGATTTGGCGGCCAAGCCGTCCAAGCTCTTAAGGATATTCACTTTTCTATCGAAGCAGGTGAATATGTGGCCATTATGGGGGAATCAGGTTCTGGTAAGACCACCCTACTCAATATCTTGGCCCTTTTAGATCAGCCAACCAAGGGTCTAGTCTATCTCAACGGTCAAGACACCACTACCATTAAGCAAGCCGATGTGGCGGCCTTCCGCCGTAATGAGCTGGGCTTCGTCTTCCAAGACTTCAACCTCTTAGACACCCTATCCGTTAAGGACAACATGATCCTGCCCCTGGTTCTCTCCAACCAACCTGCCAAGCAAATGGATAGCCGGGTTAAGCCGGTCGCTAACCTGCTAGGCATTGGCGACCTCTTAGACAAGTTCCCCTATGAATTATCAGGCGGGCAACAACAACGGGTAGCCATTGGTCGGGCCATTATTACCCAACCTTCCCTTTTATTAGCCGACGAACCAACAGGGGCCTTAGACTCCAAGTCCTCGGCCATGATTCTGGACCAGTTCGAAGCCATTAACCGCCAGGGCCAAACCATCCTCATGGTCACCCACTCAACGACGGCTGCCAGCAAGGCTAAGCGGGTCCTCTTCATTCGCGACGGCATTCTCTATCACCAACTCTTCCGCGGGGACAAGACCGACACCGCCTTCTTCCAACAAATCAGTGACACCCTGACCGCCATGGCAAGTCGAGGTGAGTAA
- a CDS encoding cold-shock protein has product MLNGTVKFFNVDKGFGFIAGQDGVDVFVHFSNIQADGFKTLNEGQAVSYDVQETSRGLQAINVVAI; this is encoded by the coding sequence ATGTTAAACGGTACAGTGAAATTCTTTAACGTCGATAAGGGCTTTGGTTTCATCGCCGGTCAAGACGGGGTCGATGTTTTTGTACATTTCTCAAATATCCAAGCAGATGGTTTCAAGACTTTGAATGAAGGCCAAGCGGTCTCCTATGACGTCCAAGAAACATCGCGCGGTTTGCAGGCCATTAATGTGGTTGCTATCTAA